The genomic segment TGGCGCCGATGACGCCGACGGCCTCACGGGCGATGGTCCGCTGGGTCTTGATGCCCATCGGTGCCGCGACCCCGAGATCTTGGCGCCACGAATAGTTCTCGGCGGTGTCGGCGCAGAACGACAGGTCTTCGACCGGTCCCTCCAACTGCGCGGCCGAGGTCAGCATGCGCGGAGCGCCCACCTCGGCCATCGTCATCTCGCGCAGTTCCTCGACGTGTTCCTTCATCGCGTCGCGCAACTGGCGGATACCCCGCACCCGCAGTTCGGTGTTGGTGGACCAGTCGGTGGTGTCGAAGGCGCGGCGCGCGGCGTCGATCGCCCGGCTCATGTCCTCGGAATCGCCGTCGGCGGCCGTGCCCAGCACCTCTTCGGTCGCCGGATTGATCGTCGGGTACCTGCCGTTGCCGCCCGGCACGAGCTTCCCGTCGATGAAGAGATCGCTGTTGTTGTCGGCCGCAATCGCCATCCCGATTCCCGTCTGCTGCGTTGGACACGTGTCCGAGATTTCGTCAATCGCACCATAGCTGCAGAGGTGGGCACGGTGCAAGGATCTGCCGACAGCCGGCAGAAAGACCACGATGAGCTGCCAATTCACGAGCTTCTCTTGCCTAGCCAGTCCTCGATCCGATAACTTGGACATGTGTCCAGTGATGCCGCGTTAGCCGTCACCCCCGGTGGTGATGACGCGCCGCGCAATCGCCGCCAGGAAGAAACCTTCCGCAAGGTGCTGCGCGCCGGTATGGAGATGATGCGGGAATCGTCGTACGCCGATCTCACCGTCCGGGCCGTCGCAGCCCGCGCCAAGGTGGCACCGGCGACCGCCTACACCTACTTCTCGTCGAAGAACCACCTGATCGCCGAGGTGTATCTCGATCTGATGCGCCAGGTGCCCTACTTCACCGACGTCAACGACACCCGGTTGCAGCGGGTCCAGCAGTTGTTGCGCAGCCTCGCCCTGGTGATCGCCGACGAGCCCGAGTTCGCCGCGGCCTGCACCACCGCGATGCTGAGCAACGACGCCGGGGTGGTTCGGGTTCGTGACCGCATCGGCGCCGAGATCCACAAACGGATCAAGTCGGCATTGGGGCCCGACGCCGATCCGAAGATCGTGTCCGCTCTGGAGATGACGTACTTCGGCGCGCTCGTCCACGCCGGCAGCGGCACCTTGAGTTACCGCGAGGTCGCCGACCGGCTGGAATACGTCGTCAGCCTTATTTTGGGAGAGAACCGATGAACGTGCAGAGTCCGGATATCATCCTGGACCCCTACAACTATGACTTTCACGAGGATCCCTACCCGTACTACAAGCGGCTGCGCGACGAGGCCCCGCTCTATTACAACGAGGAACTGAAGTTCTGGGCGCTGTCGCGGCATCAGGACGTGCTGGCTGGTTTCCGCAACAGCACGACGCTGTCGAACAAGTACGGCGTATCGCTGGACCCGGCATCGCGCGGGCCACACGCCTCGAAGACCATGTCGTTCCTGGCGATGGATGACCCCGCACATCTGCGCCTGCGGACCCTGGTTTCGAAGGGCTTCACCCCCAGGCGAATTCGCGAGCTGGAGCCCCGCGTCACAGAGATCGCCACCAAGCACCTCGACGCCATGCTGGACAAGGCCGCCGCCGGTGAGACCGTGGATTACGTCGACGAGTTCGCCGGCAAGCTGCCGATGGACGTGATCTCCGAACTTATGGGGGTGCCCGAGGCCGACCGCGTCCAGGTCCGGGCCTGGGCCGACGGCGTGATGCACCGTGAGGAAGGTGTCACCGACGTGCCGCCGGAGGCCGTCGAGGCATCGCTGAACCTGATCGTCTACTACCAGGCGATGGTCGAGGAGCGACGCAAGAACCCGACCGATGACCTGACCTCGGCGCTGCTGGATGCCGAGATCGACGGTGACCGGCTGACCGACGACGAAGTGCTGGGCTTCATGTTCCTGATGGTGATCGCCGGCAACGAAACGACCACCAAACTGCTTGCCAACGCCGCCTTTTGGGGTCACAAGAACCCCGACCAGCTGGCGGAGGTCTACGACGACCTGTCGCGGGTTCCGCTGTGGGTGGAGGAGACGCTGCGCTACGACACGTCGAGCCAGATCCTGGCCCGCACCGTCGCCGGTGAGCTGACGCTCTACGACACCGTGATCCCCGACGGTGACGTGGTCCTTCTGCTTCCCGGATCGGCCCACCGCGACGAGCGCGCCTTCGAGCGCCCCGACGACTACCTCATCGGCCGCGATATCGGCGCGAAGCTGCAGAGCTTCGGCAGCGGCGCGCACTTCTGCCTCGGCGCCCACCTGGCCCGCATGGAGGCGCGAGTTGCCTTGGAAGAGTTGTTCAAACGTATCCGCGGCTATGAAGTCGACGAGGCCAATTCGGTGCGCGTCCACTCCAGCAATGTCCGCGGTTTCGCCCATCTGCCCATCACCGTGCAGTCTCGCTAGAAGGAGCTGTTGAATTGCCCCGTTTCGCTCCCCTTCCCGACCGCAGGCCCGCCATTGTCGCCGGCGCCTCGTCCGGTATCGGTGAGGCCACCGCCATCGAGCTCGCCGCACACGGGTTCCCGGTCGCGCTGGGCGCACGCCGTGTGGAGAAACTCACCGACATAGTCGGCAAGATCAACGCCGACGGCGGTGAGGCGGTCGGCTTCCACCTCGATGTCACCGACCCCAATTCAGTGAAATCGTTTGTCGCACAGTCGACCGAGGCCTTGGGCGACATCGAGGTGCTGGTGGCCGGTGCCGGTGACACCTACTTCGGCAAGCTCGACGAGATCACCAGCGACGAATTCGACTCACAGCTGCAGATCCACCTGGTCGGCGCCTTCCGGCTGGCCAACGCCGTGCTGCCGGGCATGATGGAGCGCCAGCGCGGCGATCTGATCTTCGTCGGCTCGGACGTCTCACTGCGGCAGCGCCCCCACATGGGCGCCTACGGAGCGGCCAAGGCTGCGCTGGTCGCCATGGTGACCAACTTCCAGATGGAGCTCGAGGGCACCGGTGTGCGCGCCTCGATCGTGCACCCCGGCCCCACCAAGACCTCGATGGGCTGGAGCCTGCCCGCCGAGAAAATCGGTCCCGCACTGGAGGATTGGGCCAAGTGGGGACAGGCCCGGCACGACTACTTCCTGCGCGCAGCCGACCTCGCGCGGGCCATCACGTTCGTCGCGGAGACACCCCGCGGCGGGTTCATCGCCAACATGGAGCTCCAGCCGGAAGCTCCGCTGGCCGACAACAAGGAACGCCAGAAGCTTGCCCTCGGCGAGGAAGGGATGCCGTCATGACGATCACCAAAGAAGTACAGCGTGTTTCGGGTGGCGAAGAGGAACACGGCCATCTCGAAGAGTTCCGTACCGACCCGATCGGGTTGATGCAGCGCATCCGGGATGAATGCGGTGACCTCGGCTGGTTCCAGCTCGCCGACAAGCAGGTCATCCTGCTCACGGGTTCGGAGGCCAACGAGTTCTTCTTCCGCTCCCCCGATGCCGACCTGAACCAGGCCGAGGCCTACCCGTTCATGACCCCGATCTTCGGCGAGGGCGTGGTGTTCGACGCCGACCCCGAGCGCCGCGCCGAAATGCTGCACAACACCGCACTGCGCGGTGAGCAGATGAAGGGTCACGCGGCGACCATCGAGAACGAAGTCCGCCGGATGATCGAGAACTGGGGCGACGAAGGCGAAATCGACCTGCTGGAGTTCTTCGCCGAGCTGACCATCTACACCTCGACGGCCTGCTTGATCGGGTGCAAGTTCCGCAACCAGCTCGACTCGCGGTTCGCGAATTACTACCACCTGCTCGAGCGCGGCACCGATCCGCTCTGCTACGTCGACCCCTACCTGCCGATCGAGAGCTTCCGCATCCGCGACGAGGCCAGGACCAGCCTGGTGGCGCTGGTGCAGGAGGTCATGAACGGCCGAATCGCCAACCCGCCCACCGACAAGAGTGATCGTGACCTGCTCGACGTGCTGGTGTCGATCAAGGACGAGGACGGCAATCCGCGGTTCTCGGCCAACGAGGTCACCGGCATGTTCATCTCGCTGATGTTCGCCGGGCACCACACCAGTTCGGGCACCTCGTCGTGGACACTCATCGAGCTGCTGCGCAACCCCGACTTCTACGCGAAGGTGCAGCAGGAACTCGATGATCTCTACTCCGACGGTCAGGAGGTGAGTTTCCATGCGCTGCGCCAGATCCCGAACTTCGACAATGCGCTCAAGGAGACTCTGCGCCTGCACCCGCCGTTGATCATCCTGATGCGGGTCGCCCAGGACGAGTTCGAGGTCGAGGGTTACCCGATCCACAAGGGTCAGATGGTCGCCGCCTCACCGGCGATCTCCAACCGGATACCTGAGGACTTCCCCAATCCGGACGCGTTCGATCCGGACCGCTACGAGAATCCCCGGCAAGAAGACATCGTCAACCGCTGGACCTGGATTCCCTTCGGCGCCGGACGGCACCGTTGTGTCGGAGCCGCTTTCGCACAGATGCAGATCAAGGCGATCTTCTCGGTGCTGTTGCGCGAGTACGAGTTCGAGATGGCACAGCCGCCGGAGTCCTACCAGAACGACCACTCGAAGATGGTGGTCCAGCTGGCCCGGCCGGCGAAGGTCCGCTACCGCAAGCGCGCCAAGGCGTGACATGGGTTGCTACCGAATCGAACTCGACGAGGACCTTTGCCAGGGGCACGCCATGTGCGAACTGGAGGCACCCGACGTCTTCAAGGTGCCCAAGCGCGGCGTCGTCGAGATCATTGACTCAGAACCACCCGACGAGATGCGCGACGACGTCGAGCGTGCCGTCGAAATGTGTCCTACCCGAGCACTATCCATCGTAGAAAAGGAAGACTGACAATGGCGTCACGAGAGCAACTGGACGATTGGGTCGAGCGCTGGCTTCAGGCCAACAAGGACTCCGAAGCGGCCGGCGACTGGACGAACCTGGCGGAGTTCTACACCGACGACGCCACCTACGGCTGGAACATCGGGCCCAAGGAAGACGTGATGTGCGTCGGCAAGGACCAGATCCGCGAGGTCGCGCTCGGCCTGGAGATGGAAGGCCTGGAGAACTGGGTCTACGAGTACCAGAAGGTCCTCGTCGACGAGAAGCAGAACGAGATCGTCGGCTTCTGGAAGCAGATCGCGAACAAGTCCGATGGCACCCGCGACGAGATCTACGGTATCGGCGGCAGCTGGTTCCGACTCAACGACGATCTGTTGATCGAGTGGCAGCGGGACTTCTTCGATTTCGGCCATGTGCAGAAGGCGTTCGTCAAGCTCATCTCCTCGGGCGACCTGACCCCGACGATGCAGAAGCGCATCGAGCGCAGCGTCGCCGGCGAGAAGCTCCCGGGTTACTACCCCCTCGGTGAGGCTCCCGTCCCGATCTGGTGAATACTCGACAGGCGTCAAGTAACCGGCCGCCGGCAGTGACTTAGGAAGTGACGGAGGTCATAATGGTCAGTAGGACAGGAACACGTTCTAATTCTTGCCTAGATTGACCATCCGGCGTGGCCGGCCGCCCCGGAGAACCCCGGGTCGGGTTTTGCGAGTGGAGGTTCGCTGTGAAGACAAAAGGTGCTCTCATCTGGGAGTTCAACCAACCATGGTCGATCGAGGAAATCGAGATCGGCGATCCGGTCAAAGACGAAGTCAAGATCCAGATGGAAGCTTCGGGCATGTGCCACAGCGACCATCACCTGGTCACCGGCGACATCCCGATGGCCGGCTTCCCGGTGCTCGGCGGCCATGAGGGCGCCGGCATCGTCACCGAGGTCGGACCCGGCGTCGAGCACCTAGCCCCCGGCGATCACGTGGTGCTCTCGTTCATCCCGTCGTGTGGTGAGTGTCCCGCCTGCCAGGAGGGTCTGCGCAACCTGTGCGACCTGGGCGCGGGCCTGCTGGCCGGCACTGCGGTGTCCGACGGCACCCACCGCATCCACGCCGTCAAGAACGGTCAGCCGGTCATCCCGATGACGCTGCTCGGCACCTTCAGCCCGTACATGGTGGTGCACAAGAGCTCGGTGGTGAAGATCGACCCGTCCATCCCGTTCGAGGTGGCCTGCCTGGTCGGCTGCGGTGTGACCACGGGTTACGGCTCGGCCGTCCGCAGTGGTGACATCCGCCCGGGTGACGACGTGGTGATCGTCGGCGTCGGCGGTGTCGGCACCGGCGCGCTGCAGGGCGCGCTGAATGCCGGTGCGCGCAACATCTTCGCTGTCGACCCGGTCGAGTTCAAGCGTGACAACGCACTCAAGTTCGGTGCCACCCACGCCTACCCCGACATCTTCAGCGCGATGGCCGGCGTTGCCGAGGTCACCCAGGGCCGGATGGCGCACAAGACCATCGTGACCGTGGGTGAGCTCAAGGGCGAGGACATCGACCACTACATGAACATCACCGCCAAGGGCGGCACCGTGGTGGCGACCGCCGTGGCGAACATGGCCGACAGCAACGTCACGCTGAACCTGGCGATGCTCACGCTGATGCAGAAGCGCCTGCAGGGCACCATCTTCGGCGGCGGCAACCCGCACTACGACATCCCTCAGCTGCTATCGATGTACAAGGCCGGCAAGCTGAACCTCGATGACATGGTGACGCGCCAGTACCGGCTCGAGCAGGTCAACGAGGGCTACGCGGACATGCTCGAAGGCCGCAACATCCGTGGCGTGATCCGCTACACCGACGAGGACCGCTGACCTGCGCGTGTCCTTGATGGACCTTCCGGGCCGTGCCCGCCTTGCCCAAAGGCGCGGGCACGGCCCGGAATTCATGGCGAAGCGCCCATGAGCAACTTCCCGAACCTGTTGAGTGAAGGCCGCATCGGCTCGATGACGGTGCGCAACAGGTTCGTGATGTCTCCGATGGAGACCATGTACGGCACCTCCGACGGCTTGCCGTCCGAACGCACCCGGGACTATTTCGCCGGCCGCGCGAAGGGTGGCGTCGGGCTGATCACGGTGGGCGCCACCGGGATTGACCACCACCATCCCGAAACCCCGGGTGGGCTCCACCTCGGCACCGACGAGGGCGTGACCGCGCACCGGGCGCTGGTCGAGGCGGTGCACGAGCACGGCGCGAAGATCCAGCCGCAGATCGTCCACGCCGGCCCCGACGGGCTCGGACCCGAGATGTTCGGCGTCACCTCGCTGGGCCCGTCGGTGATTCCGTCCTATCTCACCGGACGACCGTCGGCCGAGGTCACCGAGGCCCAGCTGGCGCAGATCATCGACCTGTTCAAGGCCGCGGTGCGGCGCGCCGCCGAAGCGGGTTACGACGGTATCGAACTGCACGCCGCGCACGGCTACATGTTCCTCGGGTCTTTCCTTGCCCCACAGCGCAACCGGCGCACCGACGACTACCGGGGCGACACCGCGGAAGGCCGGATCCACGTGGTACTCCGGACGCTCGAGGCGATTCGCTCCGAGATCGGTGATGCCCTTCCGATCACGCTGCGGATCTCGGGCTACGAACGCGTGGCAGGTGGTCGCCCAAGCTATGAAACCGCGCAGATGGCACCGCACCTGGTGGCGGCGGGCGTGGACGCGTTCCACGTCAGCGGCGGGGTGATCGACCGCCTCGTCACCGGAATGGTCAACGCAGCCGACGACGGTGATGCGCTCAACGTCGGTGCTGCCGCCGCGGTCAAGCAGGTGGTCGACGTTCCGGTGATCGCGGTGGGTCGCATTCACGATCCGGAGCGCGCCGAACAGATCCTCGCCGATGGTAAGGCGGACTTCATCGCGATGGGCCGCCCGATGTTGGCCGATCCCGACCTCGTCGCGAAAGTCCAAGCAGACCACGCCGATCGAATCCGTCGCTGCATCTCATGCGAGAACTGCATCGATGCGATGGAACAGCGTTTCTCGGTCGACTGTGCGGTCAACCCGCGTACCGGCAAGGAACGCGAACTGGCGGTACACCCGGTCACCCACGGCAAACGCGTGGTGGTCGTCGGTGGCGGACCCGGTGGTCTGGAGGCTGCCCGGGTGGCTGCCGAGCGCGGCCACCGCGTCACGCTGTTCGAGCGCACCGCCCAACTCGGCGGCGCGCTGGTGTGGGCGTCGATCGTCCATCCGGAGAACGAACCGTTCCTGCACTACCTGCGCAATGAGATCGCAGCCAGCACCGTTTCCGTCGAGATGTCGTACCCGGTCGGCGCCGACGAGATCGCGGCACTGGAACCCGATGCCGTGATCGTGGCCACCGGCGCCAACGTGAACACCAGCCCTGCGCTGCCCGAATTACTCGCCAACCCGAACGGCCCGTCGGTGGGCCGACGCGTCGTCATCGTCGGCGGCGGCCTTGCCGGGATTCAGCTTGCCGAATACCTCAGTGCCCGAGGTCGGTTCGTCACCGTGCTGGAAGCGGGCCGCACCATCGCACCGGAGGTCGGGCTCAAACGCCGGACCGAGCACATGGACCGGCTCGACCGGTTGGGCGTTCCCCTGCACGTGCGCACCGAGGTGGACCGGATCACCGACACCGGGGTGGTGTTCACCCCGCACGGCGGCACCAGCCGCGAACTCGCCGCCGACAGTGTGATCGTCGCAGGACGCCCGGAGGCGGACACCGCGCTGTTCGACGACCTGACGGACCGGCTGCCCGGCGCCAAGGTGCACGCGGTGGGCGACTGCACTGGCTCCGGGCTGATCCGCAAAGCCACCGACGATGGCGCTCGCGCCGCCTGCAGTATCTGACAACAAAGGAGATAACGATGTCCACGACCACCGAGCAGACCCCGGCACTGGCCGCATCGCAGGCATCATGGCGCTGCGTGATGTCGCACGACCGCGAGGGCTGGCTGGCCCTGATGGCCGACGACGTGGTGATCGAGGACCCGATCGGGCCGGCCATCACCAACCCCGACGGCAACGGCGTGCGGGGCAAGGCCGCTGTCGCAGACTTCTATGACGCCAACATCGCGATCAACAACCTCCGCGTCACCTGCGAAGAGACCTTCCCGTCGAGTTCTCCCAACGAAGTCGCACATATTTTGGTGCTGCGCAGCCAGTTCGAAGGTGGCATCACCAGCACCGTGCGCGGCGTGTTCACCTACCACGTCAACGACGCCGGCCTGATCGCCAACATGCGCGGCTACTGGAACATGGACGGTATGCAGTTTGCCCAAACTGCCGCCGACGGTGAGTGACCGGCCGCTGGACGGGTTCGGCGCCGTCGTCGTCGGCGGCTCGCGGGGTATTGGTGCCGCCGTCTCGGCATTGCTGGCCGAATGCGGCGCGAGCGTGGTGGTCAACGGTCGCGACGAGGCGGCCGCCGAAGCCACCGCGGCCGCGATCACGCAGGCCGGTGGGCGCGCACTCGCGCACGCCGGTTCGGCCGCATACGAAGCGGTCGCCGAAGAGCTGATCGCCCTGTGCGAGAACGAGTTCGGCGCGGTCGACGCGTTGGTCAACTGCGCGGGTGCGCCCGAGCCGCCGGGCTCGTCGATCCTCACCGTCACACCCGCTGAGTTTCGCGATCTGCTCGACATCCATCTCGGCACCACGTTCGCGACCTGCCGGGCCGCTGCGCCCCGAATGGTCGCCCGGGGCTGTGGAGCGATCGTCAACACCAGTTCCTTTGCCTTCCTTGGTGATTACGGCGGCACCGGCTATCCGGCCGGCAAGGGTGCGGTGAACGGACTGACGATGGCCATTGCGGCGGAACTCGCGGAGCACGGCGTGCGGGCCAACGTGGTGTGCCCGGGTGCCAAGACCCGGTTGTCCACCGGAACCGATTTCGAGGAGCAGATCGAATCGCTGCGGCGGCGCGGCATCCTCGACGAAGTCAGCGCACAGGGCGCCCTGGATGTCGCACCACCGGAATACGTGGCCCCGCTGTACGCCTACCTGGTCAGTGACCTCGCCCGCACGATCACCGGCCAGATCTTCATCGCCGCCGGAGGTTTCATCGGCCGGTTCGACAAGCCCTCCCCCGCGTTCATCAACTACCGGGATCACCACGACTCGCCGCCGTGGACCGTCAGTGAGATTGCGGCGATGCTGAGCTGAGCTAGGTCGTCAGGTCGTAGATCAGCATCCGGCCGACCCGCTGGGGCGTGAAGTTGCGTTGAACCCATTGCTGGATCAGCGCATTGGTGTCCAGGTGTCCCCACCTGTCCTCGTGGACCGGATTGGTGACGATGAAGTAGTGGATCCGCTTGGACAGCACAAGACGGAGAAACTCATCGGGTGTCGGCGACGGGTCGGTGCCGTTGAAACCGCCGACCGGCATCACGGGGTGCCCGCTGGCCAGTTGATAGCCGGCCGCACACATCGATCCGATGGCGGCGGCTACCCAGGTGTAGCGCTCGGCGTCCGCATCGAGCAGGCCGACGAGCTGCCGGTCGGGGTTACCCGAGTCCATCAGGCTGCACCCGACGAGATGTATCCCCGAAGCTGCTGTGGGAAGCAGAAATCCGGGACCGCTGACCGAAGTGATCTCGGCCCGCGGCACCGGCGCGATGCCTTTGGTCATCGCGGTCACGATGCGCGGAACCGGCCCGGCGATCGGTATCGCACCGGAGTTGCCCCGCGCCACGGTGGTGATGCTGAAGGCAACCGGGCCGCCGAGTGCGACGAGCGCGGCGAGTGCCGCGATCACAGGGGTTGGTAGCACGGCGGTGATCACGCCGACCACCAGCAGCACCGCGGCGATCGGGACGGCCCAGCGCAGCCACGGATAGAAGCCGGGATCGTGGCGCAGCACGAGCACCGCCGTCGTCGCCGTCAGCGCGGCAACAACCACCAATAGCGCTTGCGCCCAACGATGATGACGCTCCCGCCAGCATGTGGTGACACCGATGCCGACCAATGCGGCGATGGCCGGAGCCAAGGCCACGGTGTAGTACGGGTGGAAGATGCCGGCCATGTAGCTGAACACCCACGCGGTCGTCACCAACCAGATGACCCACACCGAGGTCGCGGCCCGCTGGAGATCGCACCGTTGCGCCCGGGCCCGCCACCCCAGCAGCGCGACCCCGAAGACCAATGCCGCGGGCAGCAACCACCCGATACCGCCGATCTGCTGGGGTTCGAACAGCCTGCCGATGCCGGGCTGGCCCCACGGGTGCGGCGATGTCCCACCGCCGAGATGGACCGGCGAAATGAAACCCGGTGACCCGGTGCTGCCCGGCTCGTCGCCGTTGAGCCGGCCGATGCCGTTGTAGCGCAGCGTCAGTTCGAGAATCGAATTGGTCTGCGTACCGCCGATCCACGGGCGCCTATCCGGCGGCCACAGCTGCACCAGGAGCACCCACCAGCCGGCCGCGGCCACCGCGGCCGACAACCCGAGCAGCAGCTGTCCCGTCCGCACGAGTAGCGATCGCGGGCCTGCGATCAGATATGGGATCGCCAACGCGGGCATTACCAGCGCCACTTCGAGCTGCTTGGTCAGGTACCCCAGACCGACAAAACACCCAGAAGCCACCAGCCAACGCAGTCGGCCGTCGTCGATCGCGCGCACCATCGCCCACACTGCCGCCACCATCAGCAGCACCAGAAGCGCGTCAGGATTGTTGAATCGGAAGATCGTGACCGCCATCGGGGTCACCGCCAGGACCGTGCCCGCGATCAACGCGGCGGTCTCGCCGAACGGCCGGCGCACCGCGTCCCACAGCACCGCCACCGCGGCGACTCCGATCATGGCCTGGGGCACCAGGATGCTCCAGGCGTTCAGCCCGAAGAGGCGGATGCTCAGGGCCGGCAGCCACAGCGACAGTGGGGGTTTGTCGACAGTGATGGAATTGCCGGCATCCGACGAGCCGAACAGGAACGCCTTCGGAGATTGCGAGCCGGCCTGGGCCGCCGCGGAGTAGAAGGCGTTCGCCCAGCCCGACCGGTCCAAGTCCCACAGGTAGAGCAGTGCGGTCGCCGTCAGCAATACCACCAGAGCCAACCGCTGCGGCCTGACCCGGGTACGGGGCTGCGCCACAACGATTTCCGGCACATCGACGGTGGCCGTCATATCAGCGGGTCGAAGCGCCGAACACCCGCCGCAACGCCACGAAACGCACGAGGGTGGCCACCAGATTGGCCACGACCAGGACCGACAGTTCGACACCCTTGCCGACCGTGGGATCGAACCGGTGAAGCAGATACAGCGAGCCACTGGTGATGGCGAGGCCGAACCCGAAGATCAGCAGGCCGTGAACGTGGTGGCGCGCGGCGCCGGCGCGGCCGCGGATGCCGAAGGTGAAAGCTCGGTTGGCGGCCGTATTGGCCAACGCGGTCACCAGCAGTGCGGTCAGGTTCGCAGCCTGCGCCCCCATCGCGGGATGCAGCGAAAGATACAGCAGCGCAAAGGCAATGGTGCTGGCAATGCCGATCAGGCCGAAGCGCACCATCTGGCCGACCATGCCGCGGGGAACGCCGGGCACCAGTGGCTCGCGACCCAGCGCCGCCTGCAGGTCGCGCAGGGGCAGCGCGCCGGTGGTCAACGCCCGGCCCACACGCCAGCAGCCCTTGAGGTCTTCGATGGCGGTGGCGAGGACGTCGACGCGGGAGTCGGGATCGTCGATCCAGTCGACCGGCACCTCATGGATGCGCAATCCGGCCTTCTCGGCCAGCACCAGCAGTTCGGTGTCGAAAAACCAGCCGGTGTCGGCGACCAGCGGCAGCAGCCGGCGGGCGACGTCGGCGCGCAGTGCCTTGAAACCACACTGGGCGTCGGAGAACCGGGCGCCGAGGAAGCCCCGCAGCAGCAGGTTGTATCCGCGGGACACCACTTCGCGCTTGATGCCGCGCACCACCCGCGACGAGGCGGCCAGCCGCGACCCGATCGCGATGTCGGAGTGCCCGGAGA from the Mycolicibacterium crocinum genome contains:
- a CDS encoding TetR family transcriptional regulator, which gives rise to MSSDAALAVTPGGDDAPRNRRQEETFRKVLRAGMEMMRESSYADLTVRAVAARAKVAPATAYTYFSSKNHLIAEVYLDLMRQVPYFTDVNDTRLQRVQQLLRSLALVIADEPEFAAACTTAMLSNDAGVVRVRDRIGAEIHKRIKSALGPDADPKIVSALEMTYFGALVHAGSGTLSYREVADRLEYVVSLILGENR
- a CDS encoding cytochrome P450 codes for the protein MNVQSPDIILDPYNYDFHEDPYPYYKRLRDEAPLYYNEELKFWALSRHQDVLAGFRNSTTLSNKYGVSLDPASRGPHASKTMSFLAMDDPAHLRLRTLVSKGFTPRRIRELEPRVTEIATKHLDAMLDKAAAGETVDYVDEFAGKLPMDVISELMGVPEADRVQVRAWADGVMHREEGVTDVPPEAVEASLNLIVYYQAMVEERRKNPTDDLTSALLDAEIDGDRLTDDEVLGFMFLMVIAGNETTTKLLANAAFWGHKNPDQLAEVYDDLSRVPLWVEETLRYDTSSQILARTVAGELTLYDTVIPDGDVVLLLPGSAHRDERAFERPDDYLIGRDIGAKLQSFGSGAHFCLGAHLARMEARVALEELFKRIRGYEVDEANSVRVHSSNVRGFAHLPITVQSR
- a CDS encoding SDR family oxidoreductase is translated as MPRFAPLPDRRPAIVAGASSGIGEATAIELAAHGFPVALGARRVEKLTDIVGKINADGGEAVGFHLDVTDPNSVKSFVAQSTEALGDIEVLVAGAGDTYFGKLDEITSDEFDSQLQIHLVGAFRLANAVLPGMMERQRGDLIFVGSDVSLRQRPHMGAYGAAKAALVAMVTNFQMELEGTGVRASIVHPGPTKTSMGWSLPAEKIGPALEDWAKWGQARHDYFLRAADLARAITFVAETPRGGFIANMELQPEAPLADNKERQKLALGEEGMPS
- a CDS encoding cytochrome P450: MTITKEVQRVSGGEEEHGHLEEFRTDPIGLMQRIRDECGDLGWFQLADKQVILLTGSEANEFFFRSPDADLNQAEAYPFMTPIFGEGVVFDADPERRAEMLHNTALRGEQMKGHAATIENEVRRMIENWGDEGEIDLLEFFAELTIYTSTACLIGCKFRNQLDSRFANYYHLLERGTDPLCYVDPYLPIESFRIRDEARTSLVALVQEVMNGRIANPPTDKSDRDLLDVLVSIKDEDGNPRFSANEVTGMFISLMFAGHHTSSGTSSWTLIELLRNPDFYAKVQQELDDLYSDGQEVSFHALRQIPNFDNALKETLRLHPPLIILMRVAQDEFEVEGYPIHKGQMVAASPAISNRIPEDFPNPDAFDPDRYENPRQEDIVNRWTWIPFGAGRHRCVGAAFAQMQIKAIFSVLLREYEFEMAQPPESYQNDHSKMVVQLARPAKVRYRKRAKA
- a CDS encoding ferredoxin, with product MGCYRIELDEDLCQGHAMCELEAPDVFKVPKRGVVEIIDSEPPDEMRDDVERAVEMCPTRALSIVEKED
- a CDS encoding nuclear transport factor 2 family protein; the protein is MASREQLDDWVERWLQANKDSEAAGDWTNLAEFYTDDATYGWNIGPKEDVMCVGKDQIREVALGLEMEGLENWVYEYQKVLVDEKQNEIVGFWKQIANKSDGTRDEIYGIGGSWFRLNDDLLIEWQRDFFDFGHVQKAFVKLISSGDLTPTMQKRIERSVAGEKLPGYYPLGEAPVPIW
- a CDS encoding NDMA-dependent alcohol dehydrogenase → MKTKGALIWEFNQPWSIEEIEIGDPVKDEVKIQMEASGMCHSDHHLVTGDIPMAGFPVLGGHEGAGIVTEVGPGVEHLAPGDHVVLSFIPSCGECPACQEGLRNLCDLGAGLLAGTAVSDGTHRIHAVKNGQPVIPMTLLGTFSPYMVVHKSSVVKIDPSIPFEVACLVGCGVTTGYGSAVRSGDIRPGDDVVIVGVGGVGTGALQGALNAGARNIFAVDPVEFKRDNALKFGATHAYPDIFSAMAGVAEVTQGRMAHKTIVTVGELKGEDIDHYMNITAKGGTVVATAVANMADSNVTLNLAMLTLMQKRLQGTIFGGGNPHYDIPQLLSMYKAGKLNLDDMVTRQYRLEQVNEGYADMLEGRNIRGVIRYTDEDR
- a CDS encoding FAD-dependent oxidoreductase, which gives rise to MSNFPNLLSEGRIGSMTVRNRFVMSPMETMYGTSDGLPSERTRDYFAGRAKGGVGLITVGATGIDHHHPETPGGLHLGTDEGVTAHRALVEAVHEHGAKIQPQIVHAGPDGLGPEMFGVTSLGPSVIPSYLTGRPSAEVTEAQLAQIIDLFKAAVRRAAEAGYDGIELHAAHGYMFLGSFLAPQRNRRTDDYRGDTAEGRIHVVLRTLEAIRSEIGDALPITLRISGYERVAGGRPSYETAQMAPHLVAAGVDAFHVSGGVIDRLVTGMVNAADDGDALNVGAAAAVKQVVDVPVIAVGRIHDPERAEQILADGKADFIAMGRPMLADPDLVAKVQADHADRIRRCISCENCIDAMEQRFSVDCAVNPRTGKERELAVHPVTHGKRVVVVGGGPGGLEAARVAAERGHRVTLFERTAQLGGALVWASIVHPENEPFLHYLRNEIAASTVSVEMSYPVGADEIAALEPDAVIVATGANVNTSPALPELLANPNGPSVGRRVVIVGGGLAGIQLAEYLSARGRFVTVLEAGRTIAPEVGLKRRTEHMDRLDRLGVPLHVRTEVDRITDTGVVFTPHGGTSRELAADSVIVAGRPEADTALFDDLTDRLPGAKVHAVGDCTGSGLIRKATDDGARAACSI
- a CDS encoding nuclear transport factor 2 family protein, with protein sequence MSTTTEQTPALAASQASWRCVMSHDREGWLALMADDVVIEDPIGPAITNPDGNGVRGKAAVADFYDANIAINNLRVTCEETFPSSSPNEVAHILVLRSQFEGGITSTVRGVFTYHVNDAGLIANMRGYWNMDGMQFAQTAADGE